One part of the Scatophagus argus isolate fScaArg1 chromosome 12, fScaArg1.pri, whole genome shotgun sequence genome encodes these proteins:
- the si:ch211-255i20.3 gene encoding transmembrane emp24 domain-containing protein 11, translating to MSLRGTGFLLQCYLMLAAAMYFDLGEQEEKCIIEEIPVDTLVTGYFLLEPWDLKTLTHSPHLGVTVTVKDPDYEVQMSKRYGKFGKFTFTAHASGQHYLCFQTNSTRFAVFAGEKLKLHLDVQMGEHSTDPSTENTKDNLEILESNLKHLIDQMMHIARQQEYQREKEEVFRQISEDTNSKVLWWAVVQTSLLLSVGFWQMKRLKDFFIAKKLV from the exons atgagtttgCGAGGCACTGGCTTTCTCCTCCAGTGCTACCTGATGTTGGCAGCAGCCATGTATTTTGATCTcggagagcaggaggaaaaatGTATCATTGAGGAGATTCCTGTTGACACGCTGGTTACTG GTTATTTCTTGTTGGAGCCCTGGGATTTGAagacactcactcactcccCTCACCTCGGTGTGACTGTGACAGTCAAAGATCCAGACTATGAG GTTCAGATGTCCAAACGATATGGTAAATTCGGTAAATTCACCTTTACAGCTCACGCCTCTGGTCAGCACTACCTTTGCTTCCAAACCAACTCCACaaggtttgctgtgtttgcCGGAGAGAAGCTG AAGCTACATTTGGATGTTCAGATGGGAGAGCACTCGACTGACCCCAGCACTGAAAACACCAAAGACAACTTGGAGATTCTGGAGAGCAACCTCAAGCACCTCATAGATCAGATGATGCACATCGCCAGACAGCAGGAGTACCAGAGG gagaaagaggaggtgtTTCGGCAGATCAGTGAGGACACCAACAGTAAAGTGCTATGGTGGGCCGTGGTGCAGACTTCTCTTCTGCTGTCCGTTGGTTTCTGGCAGATGAAACGACTCAAAGACTTCTTCATCGCCAAGAAGCTGGTCTGA